The sequence TATCTATAGAGGCGAGTAATAATGCAGTTTCATACTGTATTGAACTTATTTTGCTATAAGAAAAGTCTTCTACTTTCAATCCGTACATGAATTCCTTATCTACAAAGATCAGTCTTCTGTCTGTAGCTACTAAAATGATATGATGATTGTTTATTTTATTTCTGCCTTCAACGAGGTAAATAATTTTTTCCTCTTTTGAGATGATATCCGGTAATTCCCGGATTTCTTTTCTGGCAAATATGGTAGGGCTGATATCCAGATTTTCAAGTTCTTCTCTTATTTCGTCGAGTCTTGACTTTTCACTCATAGCTATAGTTTATGGGTCTAAATTACTATTTCTTAGGAAAATAATAATTTAATTTGATTAAAAACTTACACCTCAGAAGGAATTACAATGGAAGAGTGTAAGCAATACACTTTCCAGTCTAAGGTTTCGTACAGCCGTTTTCCTTCTTCTGTTGCGACCAGAAGATTATTTGAAAACCCTTTCGACAAAGCGATCTTCTCAAGTTCTTTCAATAAAAAAGAAGCAAGCCCTTTCCTTTGGTGATTTTTTTCGGTAATAATCCTGTCATAAACGGCAACACTATCTATAAGTGAAACACGACCTATAGAAGCCTGTTCACCATTCTCTGCTACAATCCTGACAACAAAAGTTCTATTATACTCAGAAAACTCTAAGTGATATCCTTTTGCAAGACTGATTTTGGGAAAACTCATCGGATGAAAGCAGGTCATCAAATACCCTTGTGCCTGTAATTGCCATTTTTCAGGAATATCCCCTATAAACCAATCAGGAGAGGTACTTACTTTCAGATAAATCCAAGGCTCATCAATTGACCGGGCAAGTTGAAAAAAATCTTCATTAAGGTCAGGAAATACGTACCGTTCTTTTTGTTTTTCATCTCCCACAAATACATTGAATCCAGACTTATATTGAACAGGAAAAGATACTTCTCTTGATAAACACCATCCTTTAAGCCAGTTTTCTACTATTTCCGTTTTATCCTTCATGATTGGGTGTTAAGAGTTTTATTTTAATTGTTCCAGCAGCTTTCTTTTTTGTTCTGTAAACTCCGTATCGGTAAGAATACCATTTTCTCTCAGTTTTCCCAATTTTTCCAACTGCTCAAGAATATCAAGGGAGCGTGTAGCGTTTGCAGCTGTATTTGCATTTACGGGATTTGTCTGTTGCTGAAGTTGCTGTATCGGTTTATTATAGATAGGTCTTATGATATCATAGAACTTTTCTGCATCTTCTTTATCCATAAAACATTCAAACTCTACCACTCTTTCATCAAGATGTAATTTTATGATTGGAGATCTCGGATCTGTTACAAAACTTATTGACTTGATCGTTTCATTGGGATAATCGTTGATTTTGGCTGTCCCAAACATTGCTTTTGAAACAGAGATCATTCTTTTGGAAGTTGCCACCAGGATTCCTGCAGCCAGTGTATTAACAAACTGAGCATCTGTAATACCAATGATTTTCTCCTCCTCAGAAATAAGATAAGGCAGTTCTTTGATTTCACCTTTGGTAAATACAGAAAGACTCGCATTCAGCTTTTCCAACTCTGTTTTTATCTTCTGCTTTCTCCTTTTATATACTTCTTTAGAAATATTTTGAGCCTCTTCTTCCACAGTCATAGGAAGATTTTCTTGTGTTATAGCAAGTGAATTCTGTTCTGAATTTTTATCCTGAATGATACGATGAATATCATCAATATTGAACTGATTAAGGTTATATAATACTTCCTGATTGATGTAGCTTATTTTATCTAAACATTTATTGCATAAAACACCACCATCCGAAAGCTTATTTTCTCCCAGAAGCGTATCCATAGAGGTTAATTCTGTATTACATAATGAACAAGTATTACTCATTTCTTCTTCTTTTATAATTTATCCAAAAGCTTTTTCTTTTGTTCTGCAAACTCTGCCTCTGTTAGAATTCCACTTTCTTTGAGTTTACCCAATCTTTCCAATTGTTCAATAATAGCTCCGGAATCTGTCTTATTTGTATTGTAGACGTTTTCCTGCACCAAATCCGGAATTATTTGAGAAAATGCATGTAATGGGCTAGGGTCTGCTCTGAATTTATTTTCAGAATAGTTTGTATTATTATTTTTGATATTTAAAAATGCTCTTCCGTCACTTTTATTATGCAGCTTAAATTCTACAGCACCGCCCTTTGTATTAACTCTTAACACTGAGTACAAAAGATTTTCAACCTGATCCAGAGAGATAATATCCTTGTGGTTATATTCATTTTTCACCACTCCACCCAGGAATTTTTTATCCATGAAAATCACCCTCCATTGGGTTGAAAAAATAATTCCTTCCCTCTTATTATGAAGATTGATACATTCTGCAATCGCAATCAAACGTTCGCTCGGATCCAGGACTTTATCCAGTTCATTGACTTCTTCATTGGCTAAAACACTCAATCTGGCTTTCAGGGCTACAATCTGGTCTTTTATTTCGTCTAGTCTGGTGGGAGCATCATATTCATAGTTGCCCGTTCCTGAGGATGAAATTCCCGTACTCTGACTCCCATCAATTTTGCTTTTAAGGAACATTCCTGTTATTTCAGCAAAATAGAACTGGTCCAAATTATTGATAAGATCTCTATTGATAGTAACTGCTTTAGTAAAGCAACCGGCACATAGATAACCGCCATCTGCAAGTTTATTTTTCCCAACAAGCATATCCGTAGACGTCAGCGGAGTTCCGCATAATGCGCAAATAGTATTCATCTGGTTTTAAGTTTTAAATGGTATGGACTAAAACAGTTTTAATCTGTTTTTTGTTCTTTCAGTCCAAATTACAAATTTTGATTCTATATTTATCCTCAAAAATATTCAAATCTTCTTGTTTTTCAGATATTTTTTTCTCCTATTCTTGAAATTTACACTCTCATTCAAAAAAACGGCTCAGGGT is a genomic window of Chryseobacterium nakagawai containing:
- a CDS encoding PH domain-containing protein translates to MSNTCSLCNTELTSMDTLLGENKLSDGGVLCNKCLDKISYINQEVLYNLNQFNIDDIHRIIQDKNSEQNSLAITQENLPMTVEEEAQNISKEVYKRRKQKIKTELEKLNASLSVFTKGEIKELPYLISEEEKIIGITDAQFVNTLAAGILVATSKRMISVSKAMFGTAKINDYPNETIKSISFVTDPRSPIIKLHLDERVVEFECFMDKEDAEKFYDIIRPIYNKPIQQLQQQTNPVNANTAANATRSLDILEQLEKLGKLRENGILTDTEFTEQKRKLLEQLK
- a CDS encoding SHOCT domain-containing protein, with protein sequence MNTICALCGTPLTSTDMLVGKNKLADGGYLCAGCFTKAVTINRDLINNLDQFYFAEITGMFLKSKIDGSQSTGISSSGTGNYEYDAPTRLDEIKDQIVALKARLSVLANEEVNELDKVLDPSERLIAIAECINLHNKREGIIFSTQWRVIFMDKKFLGGVVKNEYNHKDIISLDQVENLLYSVLRVNTKGGAVEFKLHNKSDGRAFLNIKNNNTNYSENKFRADPSPLHAFSQIIPDLVQENVYNTNKTDSGAIIEQLERLGKLKESGILTEAEFAEQKKKLLDKL
- a CDS encoding PH domain-containing protein translates to MSEKSRLDEIREELENLDISPTIFARKEIRELPDIISKEEKIIYLVEGRNKINNHHIILVATDRRLIFVDKEFMYGLKVEDFSYSKISSIQYETALLLASIDIQVTDDIVEIDGVGRYHAELFCEKVRDFMSRPEENFHKAEPTVLDQLEQLGRLRESGILSEEEFNEQKKKLISKL
- a CDS encoding GNAT family N-acetyltransferase; protein product: MKDKTEIVENWLKGWCLSREVSFPVQYKSGFNVFVGDEKQKERYVFPDLNEDFFQLARSIDEPWIYLKVSTSPDWFIGDIPEKWQLQAQGYLMTCFHPMSFPKISLAKGYHLEFSEYNRTFVVRIVAENGEQASIGRVSLIDSVAVYDRIITEKNHQRKGLASFLLKELEKIALSKGFSNNLLVATEEGKRLYETLDWKVYCLHSSIVIPSEV